The following proteins are co-located in the Desulfoscipio sp. XC116 genome:
- a CDS encoding UxaA family hydrolase, whose protein sequence is MANYNFPTFNAYRRENGRVGIRNYVVILPLDDLSNAACEAVAHNVKGTLALPHAYGRLQFGEDLDLTFRTLIGIGSNPNVAAVVVIGIEPEWTNVIVEGIAETGKPVTGFSIERNGQLKTIERASWKAQEYVQWATELQRVECSVDELYVSVKCGESDTTSGLASNPTVGRSVERLVAAGATVSFGETSEVTGGEDICKEHGATPEIGEAFHKIWSEYNDFIISKGVDLSGSQPTKGNIAGGLTTIEEKALGNLQKIGNCKYVGVLKPAESPTGKGLWYMDTSSAAAEAVTLWAASGAVVHFFPTGQGNIIGNPIEPVIKLSANPMTVVDMKEHIDVDVSGILRREMNLDQASDALLEMMIRTCNGRFTSAEALGHQEFVLTKLYRSA, encoded by the coding sequence ATGGCTAATTATAACTTTCCAACATTTAATGCCTATCGTCGTGAAAACGGTAGAGTAGGTATCCGCAACTATGTTGTTATTCTTCCTTTAGATGATCTTTCCAACGCGGCATGTGAAGCAGTAGCTCATAATGTTAAAGGCACTCTGGCATTGCCACATGCATACGGGCGCCTGCAGTTCGGAGAAGATCTCGACCTTACTTTCCGCACCTTGATTGGTATCGGCAGCAATCCCAACGTGGCTGCTGTTGTGGTTATTGGTATCGAGCCGGAATGGACAAACGTTATTGTAGAAGGTATAGCCGAAACAGGCAAGCCTGTGACCGGATTCTCAATTGAGCGCAATGGGCAGCTTAAAACAATTGAAAGAGCTTCCTGGAAAGCGCAGGAGTACGTCCAGTGGGCTACCGAGTTACAAAGAGTTGAATGCTCGGTCGACGAGCTATATGTATCGGTAAAATGTGGTGAATCCGATACTACTTCCGGATTGGCATCCAATCCAACCGTTGGCAGGTCTGTTGAAAGGCTTGTTGCCGCCGGCGCTACTGTTAGCTTTGGTGAAACCTCCGAAGTTACCGGTGGTGAAGATATTTGTAAAGAACACGGCGCCACCCCCGAAATAGGCGAAGCATTTCATAAAATATGGTCCGAGTATAACGATTTTATCATCAGCAAAGGTGTAGATCTTTCCGGTTCGCAGCCCACCAAAGGTAATATTGCCGGCGGCTTAACCACAATCGAGGAAAAAGCTCTGGGTAACCTGCAGAAAATCGGCAATTGTAAATACGTAGGCGTTCTGAAGCCGGCCGAATCTCCTACAGGAAAAGGTCTTTGGTACATGGACACTTCTTCAGCTGCCGCTGAAGCAGTGACACTGTGGGCGGCGTCCGGCGCAGTGGTACACTTCTTCCCCACCGGACAGGGCAATATCATTGGCAACCCGATTGAGCCGGTTATAAAGCTTTCCGCTAACCCAATGACCGTGGTAGACATGAAGGAACATATTGATGTGGACGTTAGCGGCATATTGCGCAGGGAAATGAATCTGGATCAGGCTTCGGACGCGTTGTTGGAGATGATGATCCGTACCTGTAACGGCCGGTTTACAAGTGCTGAAGCTTTGGGGCACCAGGAATTTGTACTGACTAAATTATATCGTAGCGCTTAA
- a CDS encoding hydroxyacid dehydrogenase yields the protein MKSVITELNWDQGNKILSETGDIIYDPDLWKKPELFQVIQDADALIVRNQTKVTRSLLESAPELKVIGRLGVGLDNIDLQAAKDSGVAVIYARNANAISVVEYVFTAMLTFARCPAEATADIKQGNWDRKQFTGTEIYGKRLGLIGIGEIGTRLAARAKAFGMDIVGYDPFLPPYEIAVADFGVRLSSLEEVISCSDFISLHVPLNKATRHLINEQTLNLVKPTAVIINSARGGVIDEKALYEALVSGKLAGAALDVLEQEPPLGSPLLELDNIILTPHIAGLTEEAQVKTSVLVAEEVIKVLNGKPSSCLVKR from the coding sequence ATGAAAAGTGTGATAACTGAATTAAATTGGGACCAGGGCAATAAGATATTGTCTGAAACGGGTGATATCATATACGATCCCGACCTGTGGAAAAAACCTGAGCTGTTCCAGGTAATTCAAGATGCAGACGCGCTTATTGTCCGTAATCAAACAAAAGTTACCCGTTCACTTCTGGAGTCGGCACCGGAGCTAAAAGTTATTGGCCGCTTAGGTGTAGGATTGGACAACATCGATCTGCAAGCTGCAAAAGACAGTGGTGTAGCTGTAATTTACGCTAGAAATGCAAATGCTATATCAGTAGTAGAATATGTTTTTACCGCAATGTTAACTTTTGCGAGATGCCCCGCCGAAGCTACTGCCGATATAAAACAAGGGAATTGGGACCGGAAGCAATTTACCGGCACTGAAATATATGGTAAAAGGCTGGGTCTTATTGGCATAGGCGAGATTGGGACAAGGCTGGCGGCACGGGCAAAAGCATTTGGTATGGATATTGTCGGTTACGACCCGTTTCTACCTCCTTACGAAATAGCAGTTGCCGATTTTGGCGTTAGATTATCAAGCCTGGAAGAGGTAATCAGCTGCTCGGATTTTATTAGTCTTCACGTTCCACTAAACAAAGCTACCCGGCATTTAATAAATGAACAAACATTAAATTTAGTTAAACCTACGGCAGTTATCATAAATTCAGCCAGGGGTGGGGTGATTGACGAAAAAGCCCTTTACGAAGCACTTGTTTCCGGAAAGCTAGCCGGTGCGGCCTTGGACGTATTGGAACAGGAGCCACCGCTTGGTTCCCCTTTACTTGAACTGGATAATATTATTCTGACGCCTCATATTGCCGGGCTCACAGAAGAGGCCCAAGTTAAAACCTCAGTACTGGTAGCCGAGGAGGTAATTAAAGTTTTGAACGGCAAACCATCAAGTTGTTTAGTAAAAAGATAA
- a CDS encoding UxaA family hydrolase: MNQPYFIVHDDKDSVGVAVKVIKAGETVEGWVMSNDATISITAKQDIRIGHKIALTDVAEGKAIIKYNVPIGKVVAPITKGEHVHTHNLKTARW, from the coding sequence ATGAATCAACCATACTTTATTGTGCATGACGATAAAGATTCGGTCGGCGTTGCGGTAAAAGTTATCAAAGCGGGAGAAACCGTAGAAGGCTGGGTTATGTCAAACGACGCCACAATCAGTATTACAGCCAAGCAGGACATTAGAATCGGTCATAAAATTGCGCTTACCGATGTAGCAGAAGGCAAAGCAATTATTAAGTACAACGTACCTATTGGCAAAGTTGTTGCTCCTATAACAAAGGGAGAACACGTGCATACACATAATTTAAAGACTGCGAGGTGGTAA